The following nucleotide sequence is from Pseudochaenichthys georgianus chromosome 17, fPseGeo1.2, whole genome shotgun sequence.
cagagacagctctggttaaagtcacaaatgacattataatagcctcagacaagggacttgtctctattcttgttttgcttgatctcagtgctgcatttgatactatcgaccatgatatcctattgcaaagactagagcacttagttggcatacagggaactgctttaggctggtttaggtcctatctatctgaacgctctcagtttgtacgtgttaacgatgaatcttccacgcaaaccaaagttagccatggagtgccacagggctcagtgctcggacctattttgttcacattatatatgcttccgttaggcaatattataaggaatcattctgtaaactttcattgttatgcggatgatactcaactatatttatcaatcaagcctgatgaaattaatcatctaaatacaattcaagactgccttaaggacttaaaaacgtggatgaccttacactttttgatgttaaacacgaccaaaactgaagttattgtacttggcccgaagaatctacgaaacaaattatctaaagatatactaactatggatggcattaatttggcctccagtgagactgtaaggaatcttaacgcccacataaaatcaatttcaaggaccgcctacttccaactacgtaacattgcaaaaatcaggcatatcttgcctcaaaacgatgcagagaaactagtccatgcatttgttacttctaggctggattattgtaactctttattatcagggagtaccaagaagtcagtcaagtcgcttcagctgattcaaaatgctgcgactcgtgtactaaccagagttaggaaaagggaccacattactcctgttctggctgccttacactggctccctatagaacacaggatggaatttaaaattattcttctcacctacaaagcccttaatgggcaggtgccatcttaccttaaagaactcattataccctactgtcctactagggcattgcgttacaagaatgcagggttgttggttgttcctagaatctctaaaagtgcaatgggagccagagccttttcttatcaagctccacatttgtggaatcagcttccagtttgtgttcgggcggcagacaccctatccgtttttaagagtgcgcttaagaccttcctttttgataaagcttatagttagggctgattagattcagcccctagttttgctgatataggcttagtttgtcgggggacatcttacttcttccttctctctgtctgtacctgtgtactctcatgttcccattaacccagcttccccacatgtctttctttttggcgtCTATATACGccaggatccggagtcatggatgatcctgcgttttttatatacacaaaataaccatttctctcaaatattgttcaaaaatcagaaaagatctgtgatcgtgagcacttctcctttgccgagataatccatcccacctcacaggtgtggcatatcaagatgctgattagacagcatgattattgcacaggtgtaccttaggctggccacaataaaaggccactctgaaacgtgcagttttgctttattgggggggtccgaaaaccagtcagtatctggtgtgaggggtagggttaggggtagggttaggggtaggggtagggtaatgttgtgaatcgagtggcctgtgttcgtcgtccattacatacgtCTGCCCATACTATAACCCCAcctccaccatgggccactcaattcacaacattaccctaaccctaaccctacccctcacaccagattatgactggttttcggacccccccagacccccccaataaagcaaaactgcacgtttcagagtggccttctattgtggccagcctaaggcacacctgtgcaataatcatgctgtctaatcagcatcttgatatgccacacctgtgaggtgggatggattatctcggcaaaggagaagtgctcactatcacagatcttttcagatttgtgcacaatatttgagagaaatggttattttgtgtttatagaaaatgttttagatctttgagttcatctcatgaaaaatgggagcaaaaacaaaagtgttgcgttcatatttgtgttcagtgtatatattgctcgcataaaatccccggggttttttgctttgtatgtcgggggcgggagattcatgtgattggttgttggtcgcattactcgcaaaaaatccccaagctgtcagacacgcccagctccaagatttttgaaaagctgctgtgtggacgtaccgtaatgaTCCAGGTACACTCCTACTCGGAGGGAGGAGTCACCTGAAATCGGAGTGAATTTTGTGTTATGTATGACACCAACGTAACCCCAGCGACTGTCTAACCCCCAGGACTTGTCATTATATCCAAATGCAAATTCATGATAGGGCCCTGAATTGCTCCCATCCTTGTTCGTAACAGCTATGGTGATGATTGCATCCCACTTCCCCTCCCAGTAACAACGTCCAGTCAGACTCTCTTTACTCAGGACCTGGTAAGTGTGAGTGAATCCGGCGTGTTTTTTAGAAACTGAGACTTCCATATTGGTTACTTTACGGTTCCCCTCTGACAATATCATCCAGGGGTGTGCCGTCTTTGGATCCAGCGTGATATGACATGCATACCATAAGAAATCCTCTCGGGTCGTCAGTTGATGTGAAAGTAAAGTTTCCACTTCAGTGACTGTCTGTAACATCTTTGACCACTTCTCCATCAGAACTTCCTGTAGTTTATCTCGGACTTCTGAcacagctgttgccacgtcgcCAAAGTACTGTGAGAGCGAGGAGTACTTTTTTAGGAACTGGTTGTGATCTTCTGTGTGAGAGAGCAGcttcagctcagcgtctctcctcTTCAGCTCAGAGATCTCCTGCTCCAGCTTCTCCTGGAGCTCTCTGACTCCACTCACTTCTCTCTCCTGCTGGGATCTGAGCTGCTGCTTCACGTCAGAGCTTCTCTTCTGCACGAGACGGATCAGCTCAGTGAACGTCTTCTCACTGTCCTCCACTGCTTTATCAGCAGAGCCATTGACGGCCTCCACCTCCTGCTGAAGCAGCTTCACCTCCTTCTCTCCGTCCTGGATTCTCTGCTGGATGTTTAGTCGACTCCCCTCcagctctctctgcctctcagtcctctctgctgcagcTGACACCGTGTCGTGGCCTTTGTGTTCGTCCACAGAGCAGAGAGAACAGATACTCTGCTGATCAGTGCGGCAGAACAGCTTCATCACCTCGCCGTGACGAGAGCAGATGTTCTCCTGGAGCTTCTTGGAGGGCTCCACCAGCTTGTGTTTCTTAAACGTAGCTGCGTCAAAGTGAGGCTGGAAGTGTGTCTCACAATAAGAGGCCAGACACTGCAGACAGGACTTACAGGCTTTCCGTTTCCTCCCAGTGCAGACATCACAGGCCACATCTCCAGCTCCAGCATAGCAGTGATCAGCCGGAGCCGCTTGGAGTCCAGTCTTCTTCAGCTCCTCCTCTAAATCTGCTAGCATGGTGTTCTTCAGCAGGACAGGCCTCGGTGAGAAGCTATTTCTACACTGAGGGCAGCTGTAGACTTCCTTCTCATCCTCTTTGTCCCAGAAGCTTTTAATACATGTCATGCAGTAGCTGTGTCCACAGGGAATAGTCACCGGATCCTTCAGTGAATCAAGACAAATCGAACAGCAACCACAACCTGTTTCATGGACTAGCTGAACTCCTTGCTGCGCCATCGTACCACACTGAGAGCAAATGCCTGAAAGTCTCACTTTCCTCACAACAGAAACAAGCCTGAGCGCTTATATGCCCTGAATGAGGGTTATCAGCTCTTGCCACCACATTTATATTACACCAATCAGCACATTGTCAAGGGGAGGGCACATGGAAGAAACTCTGTTTGAGAGTAGGAAGAAGATGGAGAGGTTATCAGGGTTTTATGGTGGCAACGTGGCAGAGGACTATTACCCTGTTCCAAAGTCCTTCTAATAAGTTAGTGAGGCTACAAGGCAATCCCACTGAGAAAACACAAAGTGCTTGAGGGCTATTTTTCTGACTTCTTGAACActtttctgcacatttcttgcAAGTAACTTTGTTGATAAAATGACACTTTGTCCAATTCTTCATTCAGCGACTTTTTAATATACTAAAACACCATCTTTTGCATTCATACAGCCAATACTTCAACTCATATTAGGGGGCAGTAAAGCTTCGACAGCATCTAAATGTGTTctacattacatttcaaaatgtaaaaaatatacataATGTACTTAATtcttatctgtgttatctgggAGTGTGCAGGGTTTCTGTTAAGCCCCACGGACCCTTCGGCGGGTCACAAcacaacagtgtctgagggcttcttaagatttaataaactatgaatgtttcatattCATGTAACGgcaagaaactcagctaactgatgatttttttta
It contains:
- the LOC117462097 gene encoding tripartite motif-containing protein 16-like translates to MAQQGVQLVHETGCGCCSICLDSLKDPVTIPCGHSYCMTCIKSFWDKEDEKEVYSCPQCRNSFSPRPVLLKNTMLADLEEELKKTGLQAAPADHCYAGAGDVACDVCTGRKRKACKSCLQCLASYCETHFQPHFDAATFKKHKLVEPSKKLQENICSRHGEVMKLFCRTDQQSICSLCSVDEHKGHDTVSAAAERTERQRELEGSRLNIQQRIQDGEKEVKLLQQEVEAVNGSADKAVEDSEKTFTELIRLVQKRSSDVKQQLRSQQEREVSGVRELQEKLEQEISELKRRDAELKLLSHTEDHNQFLKKYSSLSQYFGDVATAVSEVRDKLQEVLMEKWSKMLQTVTEVETLLSHQLTTREDFLWYACHITLDPKTAHPWMILSEGNRKVTNMEVSVSKKHAGFTHTYQVLSKESLTGRCYWEGKWDAIITIAVTNKDGSNSGPYHEFAFGYNDKSWGLDSRWGYVGVIHNTKFTPISGDSSLRVGVYLDHYGTSTQQLFKNLGAGRV